The Daucus carota subsp. sativus chromosome 2, DH1 v3.0, whole genome shotgun sequence genome includes a window with the following:
- the LOC108209654 gene encoding F-box/FBD/LRR-repeat protein At1g13570-like isoform X2 — protein MGKGSRKDKFRNDIEELILGGNWICINSIPTPSHLFSCQGLTRLKLCKFVVKPPLKFQGFPCLKYLNLIHCTVSREIIENLISICPLLEEFKFRNMDELVLSVRAPNMKHLILDGNFRDVYLEYIPILVSLSIIFFKTWEDDILVKVPLTYDSVKFIELGGINFEDMNAVLYALNLILKSPNIEELQISEARKNVHRKAAGLNFWEKQCPSDFTFKHLKVVKMTEVSREHEIEFLKLVLGRSPVLQMMNVSPPYNCRGLMSIVNEVLSLGKAFPNVEIKFLDPQ, from the exons ATGGGCAAGGGCTCAAGGAAGGATAAATTCAG GAATGATATTGAAGAGTTAATTCTTGGCGGTAATTGGATCTGTATCAATAGCATTCCCACGCCTTCTCATTTATTTTCTTGTCAAGGACTGACAAGATTGAAGCTTTGCAAGTTTGTGGTGAAGCCGCCTCTGAAATTTCAAGGTTTTCCATGTCTGAAGTACCTTAACCTAATTCATTGTACAGTTTCTCGTGAGATTATTGAAAACCTTATTTCAATTTGCCCTCTTCTTGAGGAATTTAAATTTCGAAATATGGATGAACTAGTTTTATCCGTCCGTGCCCCAAATATGAAGCATCTTATTTTGGATGGAAACTTCAGAGACGTATATCTTGAGTATATCCCAATTCTGGTTTCTCTAAGCATAATCTTCTTCAAG ACTTGGGAAGATGACATCCTTGTAAAAGTTCCACTTACGTATGACTCTGTGAAGTTTATCGAACTTGGAGGAATAAATTTTGAAGACATGAATGCAGTTTTATATGCTCTTAACTTGATTTTGAAGTCCCCTAATATAGAAGAACTTCAAATCTCA GAGGCCAGAAAAAATGTTCATCGTAAAGCTGCTGGTTTGAATTTTTGGGAGAAACAATGCCCTTCTGATTTCACATTTAAGCACCTTAAAGTAGTAAAAATGACGGAGGTGTCTAGAGAACATGAAATAGAATTCCTCAAATTGGTGCTTGGACGTTCTCCAGTGCTTCAGATGATGAATGTTTCACCTCCTTATAATTGCCGCGGACTAATGAGTATAGTGAATGAAGTGCTGAGTCTTGGAAAAGCTTTTCCAAATgttgaaattaaatttttggaCCCCCAGTGA
- the LOC108209654 gene encoding F-box/FBD/LRR-repeat protein At1g13570-like isoform X1, with protein MSTDIDQWLRVISRNDIEELILGGNWICINSIPTPSHLFSCQGLTRLKLCKFVVKPPLKFQGFPCLKYLNLIHCTVSREIIENLISICPLLEEFKFRNMDELVLSVRAPNMKHLILDGNFRDVYLEYIPILVSLSIIFFKTWEDDILVKVPLTYDSVKFIELGGINFEDMNAVLYALNLILKSPNIEELQISEARKNVHRKAAGLNFWEKQCPSDFTFKHLKVVKMTEVSREHEIEFLKLVLGRSPVLQMMNVSPPYNCRGLMSIVNEVLSLGKAFPNVEIKFLDPQ; from the exons ATGTCTACTGATATCGATCAATGGCTACGTGTGATATCAAGGAATGATATTGAAGAGTTAATTCTTGGCGGTAATTGGATCTGTATCAATAGCATTCCCACGCCTTCTCATTTATTTTCTTGTCAAGGACTGACAAGATTGAAGCTTTGCAAGTTTGTGGTGAAGCCGCCTCTGAAATTTCAAGGTTTTCCATGTCTGAAGTACCTTAACCTAATTCATTGTACAGTTTCTCGTGAGATTATTGAAAACCTTATTTCAATTTGCCCTCTTCTTGAGGAATTTAAATTTCGAAATATGGATGAACTAGTTTTATCCGTCCGTGCCCCAAATATGAAGCATCTTATTTTGGATGGAAACTTCAGAGACGTATATCTTGAGTATATCCCAATTCTGGTTTCTCTAAGCATAATCTTCTTCAAG ACTTGGGAAGATGACATCCTTGTAAAAGTTCCACTTACGTATGACTCTGTGAAGTTTATCGAACTTGGAGGAATAAATTTTGAAGACATGAATGCAGTTTTATATGCTCTTAACTTGATTTTGAAGTCCCCTAATATAGAAGAACTTCAAATCTCA GAGGCCAGAAAAAATGTTCATCGTAAAGCTGCTGGTTTGAATTTTTGGGAGAAACAATGCCCTTCTGATTTCACATTTAAGCACCTTAAAGTAGTAAAAATGACGGAGGTGTCTAGAGAACATGAAATAGAATTCCTCAAATTGGTGCTTGGACGTTCTCCAGTGCTTCAGATGATGAATGTTTCACCTCCTTATAATTGCCGCGGACTAATGAGTATAGTGAATGAAGTGCTGAGTCTTGGAAAAGCTTTTCCAAATgttgaaattaaatttttggaCCCCCAGTGA
- the LOC108206409 gene encoding F-box/FBD/LRR-repeat protein At1g13570-like gives MGEFSRKDYISHLPQSIIETILAKVPTRDAVRTSILSKKWRYQWATMTQLVLDEEYMGFSGYRNVSKNKILRFIVRYFLLHDGPIHKFKISTLYSISSTEMDTWLLFLSRKDIKELLLEVWQSRNYWNSQSRNFWNFRTPSCIFSCQKLTRLKLYRFKVEPPLGFQGFPCLKYLNLFGGEVTIEVIENLITGCPLLEKFKFSNGDNLALTVCSPNLKHLTVRGIFKYIYLEHTPSLVHLILDFTSLQWEDSVPVRVPVTHNCLKVISLREINFEEMKQVSYVRQLLLQSPNLQELHILAGDFKCLNHQNAAGMDFWEREFPTDFTFKHLKIVNMDYSCSRIDIAFLIFVLGRSPVLEKMCIKLESFDDISDAELSRLQQASANIQLHLFD, from the exons ATGGGTGAATTCTCAAGGAAAGATTATATCAGTCATCTGCCTCAAAGCATTATTGAAACCATCCTAGCAAAAGTCCCAACAAGAGATGCCGTTAGAACCAGCATCTTGTCTAAAAAGTGGAGGTATCAGTGGGCTACCATGACACAGCTCGTACTTGACGAAGAATATATGGGTTTTTCTGGCTACAGAAATGTTTctaagaataaaattttaagatttatCGTGCGATATTTTTTACTTCATGACGGCCCAATTCATAAGTTCAAAATATCTACTTTATACTCCATAAGTTCTACTGAGATGGATACATGGCTACTTTTCCTATCAAGGAAAGATATAAAGGAGTTGCTTCTTGAGGTGTGGCAGTCCAGAAACTATTGGAATTCTCAGTCCAGAAACTTTTGGAATTTCCGCACACCTTCTTGTATATTTTCTTGTCAAAAACTGACCAGATTGAAGCTTTATCGGTTTAAAGTGGAGCCTCCTTTGGGATTTCAAGGATTTCCCTGTTTGAAGTACCTAAACCTTTTTGGCGGCGAGGTTACTATTGAGGTTATTGAAAACCTTATAACAGGTTGCCCTCTGCTTGAGAAGTTTAAATTTAGTAATGGAGACAATCTAGCTTTGACCGTCTGCTCCCCAAATCTGAAGCATCTTACTGTGAGAGggatatttaaatacatatatcttGAGCATACTCCGTCTCTGGTTCATTTAATATTAGACTTCACTTCACTG CAATGGGAAGATAGTGTGCCTGTGAGAGTTCCAGTAACACATAACTGTCTAAAGGTTATTTCGCTTAGggaaataaattttgaagagATGAAGCAAGTCTCGTATGTTCGTCAGTTGCTTTTGCAGTCTCCTAATCTGCAAGAACTTCATATACTA GCTGGAGACTTTAAATGTCTTAATCATCAGAATGCTGCTGGTATGGATTTTTGGGAGAGAGAATTTCCTACTGATTTCACCTTCAAGCACCTCAAAATAGTAAATATGGATTACTCGTGCAGCAGAATCGACATAGCATTCCTCATATTTGTGCTTGGACGATCCCCAGTGCTTGAGAAGATGTGCATCAAACTTGAATCTTTTGATGATATATCAGATGCTGAATTGTCGCGTCTTCAACAAGCTTCTGCCAATATCCAACTGCATTTGTTTGACTAG
- the LOC108208134 gene encoding F-box/FBD/LRR-repeat protein At1g13570 isoform X3: MSVLFCWTKGFYKMGKCLRKDNNISDLPQNIIEKILTKIPIRDAVKTSILSPKWRYQWTAMTLLVFDEIPDGSLDDQKAAEIRLANFVTQFLLLHDGPIHKFKVTTSYLRMSTDIDQWLRAISRKDIEELSLGGNWICINSIPTPSHLFSCQGLTRLKLCKFVVKPPLKFQGCPLLEEFKFQNMDELVLSVRAPNMKHLIVDGNFRDVYLEYIPLLVSLSIIFFKTWEDGILVKVPLTYDSVKFIELGGINFEDMNAVLYALNLILKSPNIEELQISEASKNVHRKAAGLDFWEKQCPSDFTFKHLKVVKMTEVSREHEIEFLKFVLGRSPVLQMMNVSPPDSCRGRMSMVNKVLSLGKAFPNVEIKFLDP, from the exons ATGTCTGTTTTGTTTTGCTGGACTAAA GGGTTTTATAAGATGGGGAAGTGCTTAAGGAAGGATAACAATATCAGTGATCTGCCTCAAAACATCATCGAAAAAATCCTAACAAAGATCCCAATAAGGGATGCTGTAAAAACCAGCATCTTGTCTCCCAAGTGGAGGTATCAATGGACAGCCATGACTCTACTCGTATTTGACGAAATACCAGATGGTTCTCTAGATGATCAAAAAGCTGCAGAGATAAGACTTGCAAACTTTGTCACACAATTTCTTTTACTTCATGATGGCcctattcataagtttaaagtAACTACTTCATACTTGAGAATGTCTACTGATATCGATCAATGGCTACGTGCGATATCAAGGAAAGATATTGAAGAGTTAAGTCTTGGCGGTAATTGGATCTGTATCAATAGCATCCCCACGCCTTCTCATTTATTTTCTTGTCAAGGACTGACAAGATTGAAGCTTTGCAAGTTTGTGGTGAAGCCGCCTCTGAAATTTCAAG GTTGCCCTCTTCTTGAggaatttaaatttcaaaatatggaTGAACTAGTTTTATCCGTCCGTGCCCCAAATATGAAGCATCTTATTGTGGATGGAAACTTCAGAGACGTATATCTTGAGTATATCCCACTTCTGGTTTCTCTAAGCATAATCTTCTTCAAG ACTTGGGAAGATGGTATCCTTGTAAAAGTTCCACTTACGTATGACTCTGTGAAGTTTATCGAACTTGGAGGAATAAATTTTGAAGACATGAATGCAGTTTTATATGCTCTTAACTTGATTTTGAAGTCCCCTAATATAGAAGAACTTCAAATCTCA GAGGCCAGCAAAAATGTTCATCGTAAAGCTGCTGGCTTAGATTTTTGGGAGAAACAATGCCCTTCTGATTTCACATTTAAGCACCTTAAAGTAGTAAAAATGACGGAAGTGTCTAGAGAACATGAAATAGAATTCCTCAAATTTGTGCTTGGACGTTCTCCAGTGCTTCAGATGATGAATGTTTCACCTCCTGATAGTTGTCGCGGACGAATGAGTATGGTGAATAAAGTGCTGAGTCTTGGAAAAGCTTTTCCAAATGTTGAAATTAAATTCTTGGACCCCTAG
- the LOC108208134 gene encoding F-box/FBD/LRR-repeat protein At1g13570 isoform X1, translating into MSVLFCWTKGFYKMGKCLRKDNNISDLPQNIIEKILTKIPIRDAVKTSILSPKWRYQWTAMTLLVFDEIPDGSLDDQKAAEIRLANFVTQFLLLHDGPIHKFKVTTSYLRMSTDIDQWLRAISRKDIEELSLGGNWICINSIPTPSHLFSCQGLTRLKLCKFVVKPPLKFQGFPCLKYLNLIHCTVSREVIENLISGCPLLEEFKFQNMDELVLSVRAPNMKHLIVDGNFRDVYLEYIPLLVSLSIIFFKTWEDGILVKVPLTYDSVKFIELGGINFEDMNAVLYALNLILKSPNIEELQISEASKNVHRKAAGLDFWEKQCPSDFTFKHLKVVKMTEVSREHEIEFLKFVLGRSPVLQMMNVSPPDSCRGRMSMVNKVLSLGKAFPNVEIKFLDP; encoded by the exons ATGTCTGTTTTGTTTTGCTGGACTAAA GGGTTTTATAAGATGGGGAAGTGCTTAAGGAAGGATAACAATATCAGTGATCTGCCTCAAAACATCATCGAAAAAATCCTAACAAAGATCCCAATAAGGGATGCTGTAAAAACCAGCATCTTGTCTCCCAAGTGGAGGTATCAATGGACAGCCATGACTCTACTCGTATTTGACGAAATACCAGATGGTTCTCTAGATGATCAAAAAGCTGCAGAGATAAGACTTGCAAACTTTGTCACACAATTTCTTTTACTTCATGATGGCcctattcataagtttaaagtAACTACTTCATACTTGAGAATGTCTACTGATATCGATCAATGGCTACGTGCGATATCAAGGAAAGATATTGAAGAGTTAAGTCTTGGCGGTAATTGGATCTGTATCAATAGCATCCCCACGCCTTCTCATTTATTTTCTTGTCAAGGACTGACAAGATTGAAGCTTTGCAAGTTTGTGGTGAAGCCGCCTCTGAAATTTCAAGGTTTTCCATGTCTGAAGTACCTTAACCTAATTCATTGTACAGTTTCTCGTGAGGTTATTGAAAACCTTATTTCAGGTTGCCCTCTTCTTGAggaatttaaatttcaaaatatggaTGAACTAGTTTTATCCGTCCGTGCCCCAAATATGAAGCATCTTATTGTGGATGGAAACTTCAGAGACGTATATCTTGAGTATATCCCACTTCTGGTTTCTCTAAGCATAATCTTCTTCAAG ACTTGGGAAGATGGTATCCTTGTAAAAGTTCCACTTACGTATGACTCTGTGAAGTTTATCGAACTTGGAGGAATAAATTTTGAAGACATGAATGCAGTTTTATATGCTCTTAACTTGATTTTGAAGTCCCCTAATATAGAAGAACTTCAAATCTCA GAGGCCAGCAAAAATGTTCATCGTAAAGCTGCTGGCTTAGATTTTTGGGAGAAACAATGCCCTTCTGATTTCACATTTAAGCACCTTAAAGTAGTAAAAATGACGGAAGTGTCTAGAGAACATGAAATAGAATTCCTCAAATTTGTGCTTGGACGTTCTCCAGTGCTTCAGATGATGAATGTTTCACCTCCTGATAGTTGTCGCGGACGAATGAGTATGGTGAATAAAGTGCTGAGTCTTGGAAAAGCTTTTCCAAATGTTGAAATTAAATTCTTGGACCCCTAG
- the LOC108208134 gene encoding F-box/FBD/LRR-repeat protein At1g13570 isoform X2 → MGKCLRKDNNISDLPQNIIEKILTKIPIRDAVKTSILSPKWRYQWTAMTLLVFDEIPDGSLDDQKAAEIRLANFVTQFLLLHDGPIHKFKVTTSYLRMSTDIDQWLRAISRKDIEELSLGGNWICINSIPTPSHLFSCQGLTRLKLCKFVVKPPLKFQGFPCLKYLNLIHCTVSREVIENLISGCPLLEEFKFQNMDELVLSVRAPNMKHLIVDGNFRDVYLEYIPLLVSLSIIFFKTWEDGILVKVPLTYDSVKFIELGGINFEDMNAVLYALNLILKSPNIEELQISEASKNVHRKAAGLDFWEKQCPSDFTFKHLKVVKMTEVSREHEIEFLKFVLGRSPVLQMMNVSPPDSCRGRMSMVNKVLSLGKAFPNVEIKFLDP, encoded by the exons ATGGGGAAGTGCTTAAGGAAGGATAACAATATCAGTGATCTGCCTCAAAACATCATCGAAAAAATCCTAACAAAGATCCCAATAAGGGATGCTGTAAAAACCAGCATCTTGTCTCCCAAGTGGAGGTATCAATGGACAGCCATGACTCTACTCGTATTTGACGAAATACCAGATGGTTCTCTAGATGATCAAAAAGCTGCAGAGATAAGACTTGCAAACTTTGTCACACAATTTCTTTTACTTCATGATGGCcctattcataagtttaaagtAACTACTTCATACTTGAGAATGTCTACTGATATCGATCAATGGCTACGTGCGATATCAAGGAAAGATATTGAAGAGTTAAGTCTTGGCGGTAATTGGATCTGTATCAATAGCATCCCCACGCCTTCTCATTTATTTTCTTGTCAAGGACTGACAAGATTGAAGCTTTGCAAGTTTGTGGTGAAGCCGCCTCTGAAATTTCAAGGTTTTCCATGTCTGAAGTACCTTAACCTAATTCATTGTACAGTTTCTCGTGAGGTTATTGAAAACCTTATTTCAGGTTGCCCTCTTCTTGAggaatttaaatttcaaaatatggaTGAACTAGTTTTATCCGTCCGTGCCCCAAATATGAAGCATCTTATTGTGGATGGAAACTTCAGAGACGTATATCTTGAGTATATCCCACTTCTGGTTTCTCTAAGCATAATCTTCTTCAAG ACTTGGGAAGATGGTATCCTTGTAAAAGTTCCACTTACGTATGACTCTGTGAAGTTTATCGAACTTGGAGGAATAAATTTTGAAGACATGAATGCAGTTTTATATGCTCTTAACTTGATTTTGAAGTCCCCTAATATAGAAGAACTTCAAATCTCA GAGGCCAGCAAAAATGTTCATCGTAAAGCTGCTGGCTTAGATTTTTGGGAGAAACAATGCCCTTCTGATTTCACATTTAAGCACCTTAAAGTAGTAAAAATGACGGAAGTGTCTAGAGAACATGAAATAGAATTCCTCAAATTTGTGCTTGGACGTTCTCCAGTGCTTCAGATGATGAATGTTTCACCTCCTGATAGTTGTCGCGGACGAATGAGTATGGTGAATAAAGTGCTGAGTCTTGGAAAAGCTTTTCCAAATGTTGAAATTAAATTCTTGGACCCCTAG
- the LOC108208151 gene encoding F-box/FBD/LRR-repeat protein At1g13570-like translates to MGKCSRKDNNISDLPPNIIEKILTKIRIRDAVKTSILSTKWRYQWTAMTLLVFDEIPDGSLDDQKAAEIRLANFVTQFLLLHDGPIHKFKVTTSYLRMSTDIDQWLRVISRKDIEELILGENWNCINSIPTPSHLFSCQGLTRLKLCKFVVKPPLKFQGFPCLKYLNLVHCTAALEFIENLLSSCPLLEKFKLITADKLALTVRAPNLKHLFAAGYLRDLYLEHTPVLVYLCIIFEKVWKDNLLVKVPVTYDSIKIIELEGINFEEMNAVLYVLHLLLHSPNLQELRVSEDLSCGHYKAAGLDFWEKCCPSDFTFKHLKVMKMSNVMNKHNIEFLKFVLERSPVLEVVSVSPPSMYYKDGQMNMVNEVLRVGRVSPSVEINFLDPW, encoded by the exons ATGGGTAAGTGCTCAAGGAAGGATAACAATATCAGTGATCTGCCTCCAAACATTATTGAAAAAATCCTAACAAAGATCCGAATAAGGGATGCTGTAAAAACCAGCATCCTGTCTACCAAGTGGAGGTATCAATGGACAGCCATGACTCTCCTCGTATTTGACGAAATACCAGATGGTTCTCTAGATGATCAAAAAGCTGCCGAGATAAGACTTGCAAACTTTGTCACACAATTTCTTTTACTTCATGATGGCcctattcataagtttaaagtAACTACTTCATACTTGAGAATGTCTACTGATATCGATCAATGGCTACGTGTCATATCAAGGAAAGATATAGAAGAGTTAATTCTTGGCGAAAATTGGAACTGTATCAATAGCATCCCAACGCCTTCTCATTTATTTTCTTGTCAAGGACTGACAAGATTGAAGCTTTGCAAGTTTGTGGTGAAGCCTCCTTTAAAATTTCAAGGCTTTCCTTGTTTAAAGTACCTTAACCTGGTACATTGCACAGCTGCTCTTGAGTTTATTGAAAACCTTCTTTCAAGTTGCCCTCTTCTTGAGAAGTTTAAATTGATAACTGCGGACAAACTAGCTTTGACAGTCCGTGCCCCAAATCTGAAGCATCTGTTTGCCGCTGGATACTTGAGAGACTTATATCTTGAGCATACTCCAGTTCTGGTTTATTTATGCATAATCTTTGAAAAG GTTTGGAAAGATAATCTCCTTGTGAAAGTTCCAGTTACTTACGATTCTATAAAGATCATTGAACTTGAAGGCATTAATTTTGAAGAGATGAACGCAGTGTTGTATGTTCTTCACTTACTTTTGCACTCCCCTAATCTTCAGGAACTTCGAGTCTCA GAGGATCTCAGTTGTGGTCATTATAAAGCTGCTGGCTTGGATTTTTGGGAGAAATGTTGCCCTTCTGACTTCACATTCAAGCACCTTAAAGTTATGAAAATGTCGAACGTGATGAACAAACATAACATAGAGTTTCTCAAATTTGTGCTCGAACGTTCTCCGGTTCTTGAGGTTGTGAGTGTTTCACCTCCGTCTATGTATTATAAAGATGGACAGATGAATATGGTGAATGAGGTGCTGCGTGTTGGACGAGTTTCTCCCAGtgttgaaataaattttttggatCCCTGGTGA